A single region of the Salvia splendens isolate huo1 chromosome 18, SspV2, whole genome shotgun sequence genome encodes:
- the LOC121777403 gene encoding transcription initiation factor TFIID subunit 5-like, whose amino-acid sequence MLRFGAGEEAFFDTSDEFVFGEDSEYDVWLREPQSVWERRRNFLSRMGLFECSSERDMVEVERVDEVSDGVDDDSMLSERRRSNSEANCSVDYSSFDWLEEEEEMSEKLACDEQCGVDREGLTVSKKKSVMSWFRSFSWKMKKGYLSNVSKKPELVAEEGKMARVRVEQSRKRYMECSAVYAGQVVQAHEGLIRVMRFSPDGQYLASGGADGVVCIWRLTMEDASSKAEECCFGGHDMEGKPILRNEKSAQASVIIPGKMFRVEEAPLQQLKGHKADVLDLAWSSSNHLLSSSMDKTVKLWRADMDKCLAVFHHSNYVTCVQFNPVDERYFISGCIDGKVRIWGIPSKRVEEWANVQDLVTAVYYQPNGRGFVVGSLSGNCRFYESSGDELILNAEISIQGRKKSSCNKITSIQFLNNDSQRVMITSEDSRVRILDGLEVVQKYKGLTKSGSQMSASFTSNGSHIVSIGEDSRVYIWNYDDLSIQASKQAKSTRSCESFVCKGASVVLNWLDPGMDENRFTCASPTSVLAHDDLEPSPRVWESERFSLANWFSMDTSSRGSATWPEEKLPSIEGDCQPCAAAACGDHFHYQQQQKKGDGRVLSASWGLVFVTAGWDGTIRTFHNYGLPVRV is encoded by the exons ATGTTGAGGTTTGGAGCGGGAGAAGAGGCTTTCTTTGACACTAGTGATGAATTTGTGTTTGGAGAGGATTCAGAATATGATGTTTGGTTGAGGGAGCCTCAAAGTGTTTGGGAAAGAAGAAGGAATTTCTTGTCAAGAATGGGGCTTTTTGAGTGCTCGAGTGAAAGGGATATGGTTGAGGTGGAGAGAGTTGATGAGGTGAGTGACGGCGTAGATGATGATAGTATGTTGTCTGAGAGAAGGAGATCGAACAGTGAAGCAAATTGTTCGGTTGATTATTCTTCGTTCGATTggttggaggaggaggaggagatgaGTGAGAAGCTAGCTTGTGATGAGCAATGTGGGGTGGATAGAGAGGGCCTTACCGTTAGCAAAAAGAAGAGTGTGATGAGCTGGTTTAGAAGCTTCTCGTGGAAAATGAAGAAAGGTTATCTTAGTAATGTATCCAAGAAACCGGAGTTAGTTGCAGAAGAAGGGAAGATGGCTCGGGTGAGGGTAGAGCAGAGCCGGAAGAGGTATATGGAATGCAGTGCTGTCTATGCTGGGCAAGTGGTTCAAGCTCACGAAGGGCTGATACGGGTTATGAGGTTTAGCCCTGATGGTCAGTATCTGGCAAGTGGGGGTGCAGATGGAGTGGTTTGCATATGGCGTTTAACCATGGAAGACGCCTCGTCTAAGGCTGAGGAGTGCTGTTTTGGTGGTCATGATATGGAAGGGAAGCCGATTCTGAGGAATGAGAAATCGGCTCAGGCATCTGTTATCATCCCGGGCAAGATGTTCCGTGTTGAGGAAGCACCTTTACAACAGCTTAAGGGCCATAAGGCTGATGTTCTAGACCTTGCTTGGTCCTCATCTAAT CATCTTCTGTCGTCATCCATGGATAAAACCGTTAAGTTATGGCGAGCAGACATGGATAAATGTCTCGCAGTTTTCCATCACAGCAACTACG TGACTTGCGTTCAATTCAATCCCGTTGATGAGAGGTACTTCATCAGTGGATGCATCGATGGAAAAGTCCGAATCTGGGGCATCCCAAGTAAAAGAGTTGAAGAATGGGCTAATGTGCAAGATTTAGTAACCGCTGTTTACTACCAGCCGAATGGAAGG GGTTTTGTCGTTGGCTCTCTCTCTGGCAACTGCCGCTTCTATGAATCTTCAG GTGATGAGCTCATTCTAAACGCGGAGATAAGCATCCAGGGGAGAAAGAAATCATCTTGCAACAAAATCACCAGCATTCAGTTCCTCAATAATGACTCTCAACGAGTGATGATAACATCAGAGGACTCTAGGGTTCGAATTCTCGACGGGCTAGAGGTTGTTCAGAAGTACAAAG GTTTGACGAAGTCAGGGAGTCAGATGTCTGCCTCGTTTACTTCGAATGGAAGCCACATAGTGTCGATTGGGGAGGACTCGCGCGTTTACATTTGGAACTATGATGATCTGAGCATCCAAGCATCTAAGCAAGCTAAATCCACACGTTCGTGTGAGAGTTTCGTATGTAAAGGTGCATCGGTTGTGCTAAACTGGTTGGATCCGGGCATGGATGAAAATCGTTTCACTTGTGCATCTCCAACGAGTGTGTTAGCACACGATGACCTCGAGCCCTCACCAAGGGTGTGGGAGTCGGAGCGCTTCTCCCTTGCAAATTGGTTTTCCATGGATACCTCGTCTAGGGGCTCCGCCACGTGGCCCGAGGAGAAGCTTCCATCAATTGAAGGCGACTGCCAGCCGTGTGCGGCTGCTGCTTGTGGCGATCACTTCCACTATCAGCAGCAGCAAAAGAAGGGCGACGGCCGAGTTTTGTCCGCATCTTGGGGTCTTGTGTTCGTGACTGCCGGCTGGGATGGCACAATTAGGACTTTCCATAATTATGGATTGCCGGTCAGAGTGTAG